One Acidobacteriota bacterium genomic window, CGGCAGGAACCCCATGTCGAGCATGCGATCCGCCTCGTCGAGCACGGTATTCCGGGTGCTGGGTTTGGCGTAAGACTGGCGTGTGTTCATGGGCGGCAGATTGTCGGCGATGATGACGTCTGCCCCGCTGCGAGCACATGTTCCTGCGAGGCCCATGCCCACACCGATGACCACGGCCCCGGTGATAGGCGTATTGCACGGCCAGATCCCGGGTACTCGCAAGAATCTGCGCGGCGAGTTCACGCGTGGGCGTGAGCACCAGCGCGCGCGTGTTTGCCGCGGGGCGTGTCGATCGACGGTGAATCAACGGGCAGCAGGAACGCCCGCCGTGCCCGTCGCTGCCGGTCATGGCGCAGGATGGTATATCGCGCCCTTCGAGCGCGGGAGGAATGGCATCCAGCTGATGGCGTGGACGGCAAAGCCCATCTCTTTCCGCTTTTTGAGCAAGCTGGGGTGAAGTTTGAGAGCACTAAAAGGCACGAAGAGTATCCTGACTTCCTGAATGTTCTTGGATCCCGAGAGAGGGAGTGCCTGGGAAATCCGGGGTGGAGGGAAAAGCACCTCCAGTATACGATGTTCCGCATGACGCGAAAACTGCTCACCATTCTTGCGCTGGGACTGATCGCGGCTTCCTGCGAGGCCAGCAAAGGCACCCCTCGCCCACCGTTCAAACCGTCACGGTCACCGCGGCAGCCGGCGCCACATCCGTGCCGTTTGCCAACCGCAACCAGACGTCGCAGCTTGCGGCCTCCCGCACGGCTGACCGACGGGACCACCACCGACGTCAGGCACGGCCACCTGGGCATCCAGTGCTTCCACGGTTGCCACAGTCTCGGGCACGGGCCTGGTCACCGCGTTGACCAACGGGGCCACCACCATCACGGCCACGCACCTGGGGCCAGGTCGGCTCGCTGCGCTTGCCGCCACCGTGGCGATGGCGCCACGGCTGAGGTCACGCCGACGTTCGCCAGACTCTGTTCACCGAATCGCGCGCAGATGGCTGTGGTGATCCGCAGTCGGCAACAACATCGGGTTCCGGATCACGCTGCTCGGATCACGATGACGGACATCAACGGCATGGCGGCGCGCTACCATCGCGCGCTTTCGGCGGCCGACGTGTCGGCACTCGCGGGTTCAAACATCGTGGGCCCTGGCGCAAGCCGGACGGTGACGGTGGAGTCGGGCTACCTGGTGGCGTCAACGTGGAGGACTCCACGGGCCGCGTGATTCTGACGGCCGTGGATGATGCCGGCAACGCCATCAGCATCACGCTCAATCCCATCTCGATGCGCGACCGCTGCTAAGGCGGTTTCGTTCATCCGGTATTTCGTAGGGCGCGCTGGGCTTCTAAGCGCGCCGGTGTCCGCGGCCTTGAGACCGGGCGCGCTACGTACGGAACGCTACCGGTCTGAAATTTCGGCGCGCTCGGACATTCTGACCGCGGCGGCCACGAGTGACGCGAGCAGGGCGACGCCGCCGCCGGCGTCAATAACGCCACGCGCCCCCAGCCCGACATCAGACTGCTCAGGCTGAGTCCATCGGGCCAGAGCGACACCGTGGGCATGCTCGCCATCTGCGGCACGGCCCCGGTGAGCGATTGCCAGGCCGATCCATACCAGCCGGCACTGGGTCCTATCCACACAAGCGCTGCGACAAAGCCCGCAACCGCGGCCACCTGCGCCGCCCAGATCGGTCGTGACGCCGTGCGCGCCGCGGCCTCGTGCGCCCGCATCTGCGCCCGGCGCCACACGACCGCGGCGTCCGGCACGTGCGGCATCGCTTCGCTGTCGTCCCACTCCCGCACGGCGGCGGCAATGGCTGCCACCTCGGCGCACGAAGAACACGACGTCACGTGGGCGCGAAGCGTGGTTGAGGCCCGCTGCGGCCATTGGCCCACGGCCACCAGATCAAGGACGTCGCGCTCATGCGTGCAGGTGGGGCCGATCGATGACGCGCTGCCTCCCCCGGCTGGCGCGGCACCCAATGCACTCGCGAGTTTGCGACGGGCGCGGCTCAACAGCGCCTTCATGCTCGACGGCCGCACACCCACCATGCGGGCAATCTCATCGTGCGAGGCGCCCTGCGCGTAGGCCAGCCACAACATCGCGCGATCGCGAGGCTTGAGACGGTCCATCGCGCGCGTCACATCCAGGCGCCGATTCAGCCCGTCCACGTGTTGTGGATCGCCCATGGCCTCGGGCGTCACTTCCTGTGACACCGGGGACGGCTGCGTGCGCCGGCGACGCACACCATCGCGCACCAGATTGGTCGCGATGCGGAAGAGGTAGTGGCGACGATGTGATTCGGTCTCGAGCCGCGCGTCTGCGCGCAGGAACCGGTAGTAACACTCCTGCAGCAGGTCGTCGGCCAGTTGACGGTCTCCCGGTCATCCGCGCGAGGTAAGCCCAGAGCAGGCGCGAGGTCCGGTTGTAGAAGCCGCCGAACGCCTCCTCGTCCATCTGGAACGTCACGTCGGCGGTGATATCAACCGTCGATGCCGCGTCGAAGGTGGTCTGGCGGATGCTCATGCTTTTGGTTCGCCCAGCAGTCCCATTCTGGAAGAGATGACGTAAGACATCGCGGCGGAGATCACAAATCCTACACCCACCGCGATGGAGAACGTGCCCCAGGCGCCCAGCATCTGCGCCACTTCATCCACCCGATCCACCATCCGCCACTGGATGAGCATGAACCCAACCCCCGCGGCGATCAGCACGACACCCGCCTGTGCCGACCACAGGATTCGGCTGAACGGCGCACCGGGGGCGCGGCGTGTGGCTGATTCGACCGAGAGCGGCGACGACGCCAGGAACTGCGCCCCGGCGGGCGACTCCATATAGGCGGCCAGTTCCGCACTCGACGAGAAGCGCTCCAGCAGTTTGTTGTGCGCCTCAGACTGAATGCGGGTGGCGCGCAGCCACCGCCGGTGTTCAACGATGTAGCGGAAGATCCAGACAAGTGCCGAGGCAGCGGCGACGAATCCGAGAAGGAACAGGAAGCTACTCATCGTCTCGCGCCAGGTGCTGATGGCTTCAAGCCTCATCTGTTCGTCGATCGTCATCGGCGTCGCAGTCCGTCGTCCACCCCACCGGGAGTCCATCCACTGGACCAGTTCGACGTGTTCGAGGAAATACGTGGGGTTGCGCGCAATCTCCGGATGGTCCGACAGGTATTTCGCCAGCGCCGGGTACGGCGTGAGATAGGCGGGGTTGGTCAACAGTGTGGGGTCGGATTTGAGCACCACGCCGAGGGCCGGTGGAAACTGCTCGAGTATCGCCCTGAATTCGCGCCGGATATCATCGGCGCCCTGCGTCTCCTGGGAGGCCTGTGCCGCCGCCGTGCGCGCCTGGGCCCCAACCGTCGCGGTCGTCGCCCACCCGCCCCCCACTGCCAGCATCACCACGCCCACACCGGCGGCCAGTCTCATCAATCGGGTCAGTCGCATCAGGAATCTCCTGCCAGCTAATACGCGAGGCCGGACAAAGGTAGACGGGGGCCCGCTGAAATGGAGGCTTGAGGATTGAGGATTGAGGGTCGGGATGGCTGATTGCTGATGGCTGATTTGGGGATGGGAATTGAGGAAGTAAGATCGGGTCGTGATTCAGTTGCCTCCGGCCAAGCCGCGAAATGCCGGACCGCGCGGTTCGGAGTTCGTCTCGCGCGCGTGCGCTACGACTCCGGCGACTGGGACTACAACCCGAAGGTGGCGGCCAACGTGCTGAACTCGGTGGTGGAATACACCACCATCCCGGTCTACCCCGATGAAGTGGTCATCACGCTCGACTCGGAAGAGTTGCTCGCCTTCCCTTTCCTCTTCATGACGGGTCACAAACTGGTGCGGCTCAACGAACGTGAACGCACGGGCCTGCGGCACTTCGCTGACACCGGCGGGCTGTTGTTTTCCGACGACTGCAACCACGACATCGACGGCCTGTACGCCAGGACCTTCGAAGAAGAAATGCGCCGGGTGTTTGCCGACGACCCGAAGGCTGCGGCGATGCCAAAGCTCCCCAACCGCCACGCCCTCTATTCGTCGTTCTTCGACTTTCCGGACGGTCCCCCGCAGACCTCCCACGAACTCAACGGCTGGGGCGACGACCTCGTACACGACTACCTGCGCGCCGTGGACCGCAAAGGCCGCGTGGCGGTCTTGTACTCGAACAAGGACTATGGCTGTGAGTGGGACTACGACTGGCGCAACAAACGCTTCAGGACCGACGACAACACCCGCTTCGCCGTCAACGTCGTCGTCTACGCGATGACGAGTTGACGGAGGACACTCGGGCTTGAGGAGCAGCCCGAGCTACAGCTGGCTCCTCCTGCTGGCCCTCCAGTCACAAGCTCGGCCTGGTGTTCAAGGCCGAGGCCTACACGCACTCGAAAGACGCGCGGCTATCGCACGGCGAAGAGCCGATCGGTGCCGTCGGTGACGAGTTCACGCGCGCCGGATGTCCTCAGCCAGTCGGACACTCCGGCGCCCCGCTCAACCGGGAACGCCCCCTCGTGCACCAAAATGTGTGTCACACCAGTGTCCACCAGCGCACGCCACGCCGGGTTGGGATCCCTGGTCCTCGCATTCAACGCACCGATGAGCCGATGCTGGCTGTTCGGGAAAAATCCTGAATACCCGTTGACCAGCGGCTTCCGGTGATACCCGGCATTAAACGCGCCAAACAGGTCCCACGCAGGGACTCCGAACGGAAACTCGATCAGCACACGGGCTCGGACGAATCGCGAATGATGCGATACACAGGCGGGATACGCCGCCCAACCGGCAGAGGCCGGGGTGTCAGGTTCATGTCGTACGCGTCGATGGGAACATCCGTCTGGAAGGGTCCGGCCCATCCCTCCACCATCATGAACACACCGGCGGCGATGACACACGCGGTGCCGAACCTCCGCGCGCGGGCGATGAGCGCCGATGCGCCCAGGCCGGCCAATACCGCCAGAAACAACGCAACGAGCATCACGTAGCGTGCCGGCACCCGCAAGCCGTCGAAGCCCGGGACGTATTGCATGAGCAAGGCGTACGGTCCCGGTGAGACCACCAATCCTGCGACAGCGATGTTGGGTCCCAGGGCCAGCACCGCGGCTGCAACAGCCGCCACTGCGTAAAACAACCAGGGAGAAGCCTCGATGCCTTCGCGCCGCCGGAACGGATGCATGACCACGGTCACAAGCGCCGCCGCCAACAGGACCGTGCGTAGCAACACGCCGCCCGCTTCCCGAGACTCAGCCCAGACGCCTTGGATCAGCACCGGGAATCCCGCGGTCGTCAGGACGATGACCGTGGCGAAGATATGGACGGCCGTCAACACCAGGAGCGCGCCGATTGCCACCTGTCGACCGGCGGATGCCCTCACGAGAGCCTGGCGGATCGACGGCCACCGGCCGGCGAGTCCCGCCAGTATGCCGACGGCAGCCAGGCCGAGCACTGACAATCCGGGGAACGCCTCCCCTTCGGGCCGCAGAAAGTGTCCAATCGTTCACCCCAGAGCCACGACCAGCCGGGCGCCGTCGCGAACGCGTGCACGTCGGCGGAAAACATCGAGATCTCGCCGAGCGACCTGACGCCGACGCCGCTGTCCCTGACGCTGAGGTACGGCAGCAGGAACGGAAGCGTCATGGCTCCGACAACAACTGCGGCGATTGAAAACGCGCGCCAGGTCGCCCAGTCTCGAAGCCGACATCTGGCCGCAAGTTCGTACACCACATACGCCGCCGCGAACGGGGAGAAAAACAACAAGTAGTAGCCGCACGACAGGTTCTGCGCGACGAGGG contains:
- a CDS encoding DEAD/DEAH box helicase, with translation MDAIPPALEGRDIPSCAMTGSDGHGGRSCCPLIHRRSTRPAANTRALVLTPTRELAAQILASTRDLAVQYAYHRGRGHRCGHGPRRNMCSQRGRRHHRRQSAAHEHTPVLRQTQHPEYRARRGGSHARHGVPA
- a CDS encoding DUF4159 domain-containing protein, coding for MGIEEVRSGRDSVASGQAAKCRTARFGVRLARVRYDSGDWDYNPKVAANVLNSVVEYTTIPVYPDEVVITLDSEELLAFPFLFMTGHKLVRLNERERTGLRHFADTGGLLFSDDCNHDIDGLYARTFEEEMRRVFADDPKAAAMPKLPNRHALYSSFFDFPDGPPQTSHELNGWGDDLVHDYLRAVDRKGRVAVLYSNKDYGCEWDYDWRNKRFRTDDNTRFAVNVVVYAMTS